The following are encoded together in the Bacteroidota bacterium genome:
- a CDS encoding electron transfer flavoprotein subunit beta/FixA family protein produces MKILVCISNVPDTTTKVTFTEGNTQFNNAGVQYIINPYDELALTRALELTEAQGGTVTVVNVGLAETETNIRKALAIGATDAIRINAMPVDAYYVAEQIAEVVKNGDYDLVITGRESIDYNGGQMCGLLAEMLEWPGINVVTKIDIEDGKATCERDIDGGKEKVRCALPCVVSAQKELTEPRIPNMRGIMAARTKPLQVLEPIQNQIHTKVSEYEMPPAKSICKMIDPADAGQLIALLHTEAKVI; encoded by the coding sequence ATGAAAATATTAGTCTGCATCAGCAATGTACCTGACACCACCACCAAGGTAACATTTACCGAGGGTAATACCCAATTTAACAATGCAGGGGTACAATATATAATAAATCCTTATGATGAATTAGCACTAACCCGTGCATTGGAACTTACTGAAGCACAAGGAGGCACCGTAACTGTGGTTAATGTGGGATTGGCAGAAACAGAAACAAACATCCGAAAAGCATTGGCCATAGGTGCAACGGATGCTATTAGAATAAACGCAATGCCTGTTGATGCTTATTATGTGGCCGAACAGATTGCAGAGGTGGTTAAAAATGGCGATTATGATTTGGTGATAACGGGTCGTGAGTCCATCGATTACAATGGAGGACAGATGTGCGGCCTGCTGGCAGAAATGTTGGAATGGCCTGGTATTAATGTGGTTACAAAAATAGATATTGAGGACGGCAAAGCAACTTGCGAAAGAGACATAGATGGAGGCAAAGAGAAAGTACGCTGTGCATTGCCCTGTGTGGTTTCGGCACAAAAAGAACTTACCGAACCTCGTATCCCAAACATGAGAGGGATTATGGCCGCCCGCACAAAACCATTACAAGTATTAGAACCCATCCAAAACCAAATACACACAAAAGTTTCGGAATACGAAATGCCCCCAGCAAAGAGCATTTGTAAAATGATTGATCCTGCCGATGCAGGACAATTGATAGCCTTATTGCATACCGAAGCCAAAGTAATTTAA